In a single window of the Candidatus Neomarinimicrobiota bacterium genome:
- the speB gene encoding agmatinase, giving the protein MLRQDQADQTLSRGDLALLGIPFDENSSFMRGSAEAPGRIRDALFSGASNLCTESGHDLSIDTRFHDAGDVHLSTPQSAFQNIEQAVTSLTEKGVHILALGGDHSITYPVVKATARVHPPFSILHLDAHPDLYDEYDGNRYSHASPFARIMEEGLVQRLVQVGIRTANPHQREQAERFGVEIIEMKDWRPKMTFEFDGPLYVSLDMDVLDPAFAPGVSHHEPGGLSTRDVITIIQSLNQPIIGAEIVEVNPRRDYEGITAMTAAKLAKELAAKILH; this is encoded by the coding sequence GTGCTCCGTCAGGATCAGGCAGACCAAACTCTCAGCAGAGGCGACCTAGCCTTGCTTGGAATTCCTTTCGATGAAAACTCCTCTTTCATGCGGGGATCGGCCGAGGCCCCTGGCAGAATCCGTGATGCTCTCTTCTCCGGCGCCTCCAACCTGTGTACTGAATCGGGACACGATCTCAGTATCGACACGCGCTTTCACGATGCCGGAGATGTTCATCTCTCTACCCCACAATCTGCCTTTCAGAATATTGAACAGGCCGTCACATCTCTGACCGAAAAGGGCGTCCATATTCTCGCCCTCGGCGGAGACCATTCCATCACCTATCCCGTGGTGAAAGCCACCGCCCGCGTTCATCCTCCATTCTCTATCCTGCATCTTGACGCACATCCCGACCTCTACGACGAATACGACGGCAACCGCTACTCACACGCATCCCCCTTCGCCCGCATCATGGAAGAGGGGCTTGTGCAGCGGCTGGTGCAGGTGGGCATCAGAACAGCAAATCCCCATCAGAGGGAACAGGCGGAGCGGTTCGGCGTGGAGATTATTGAAATGAAGGATTGGAGACCGAAAATGACCTTTGAGTTTGACGGCCCGCTCTATGTGTCATTGGACATGGATGTCCTCGATCCCGCCTTTGCTCCGGGCGTCTCCCATCACGAGCCGGGCGGTCTCTCCACCCGCGACGTTATCACAATTATTCAATCGCTTAATCAGCCTATCATCGGCGCAGAGATTGTCGAGGTCAATCCGCGGCGCGACTACGAAGGCATCACCGCTATGACGGCGGCAAAATTAGCGAAGGAGCTGGCGGCGAAGATTCTCCATTGA
- a CDS encoding CoA pyrophosphatase, with protein MGRDQTVEVMEPFIEQLKEQLHAELPGMEAQIKMAPYPRYVPPQGRSEEEAIPAAVLVVLFPRHDSWFFILTERSSEVEHHQGQISLPGGAHEGDESLRETALREAEEELGIDVGSVSMLGELTPLFIPVSGFRVHPFVAVTKEEPYLRPDPTEVGSVHFASVDQLVDEDCIQREVRQIRGLQMEVPYFRFDHLKVWGATAAMLSEFREVVQRTMNNLSVQKEPGKEVSP; from the coding sequence GTGGGTCGAGACCAGACGGTCGAGGTGATGGAACCGTTCATAGAACAGTTGAAGGAACAACTCCACGCCGAGCTGCCTGGAATGGAAGCTCAAATAAAGATGGCGCCCTATCCGCGCTATGTTCCGCCGCAGGGGCGGTCTGAAGAAGAGGCAATCCCCGCCGCCGTACTTGTTGTTCTCTTTCCGCGCCACGACAGCTGGTTCTTCATTCTTACTGAAAGATCATCTGAGGTAGAGCATCACCAGGGGCAGATATCGCTGCCTGGCGGGGCACACGAGGGAGACGAGTCACTGCGAGAAACAGCCCTGCGGGAAGCCGAAGAGGAGTTGGGGATAGATGTAGGCAGCGTGTCTATGCTGGGGGAACTGACGCCCCTTTTTATTCCGGTAAGCGGCTTCCGTGTGCACCCCTTTGTGGCAGTCACTAAGGAAGAGCCGTATCTCCGGCCTGATCCTACGGAGGTTGGTTCCGTCCATTTTGCCTCTGTGGATCAACTAGTGGATGAAGACTGCATTCAGAGAGAGGTGAGGCAAATCAGAGGTCTTCAGATGGAAGTTCCCTACTTTCGTTTTGACCATCTGAAGGTGTGGGGCGCCACGGCGGCCATGCTCAGTGAATTCCGTGAAGTAGTACAGAGGACAATGAATAACCTGTCAGTTCAGAAAGAACCGGGAAAGGAAGTTTCTCCATGA
- a CDS encoding DUF885 domain-containing protein yields the protein MSAYRPIFALLFSVLITGCAQKNAATELHTIFDEVWQFQLQENPLFATSVGVHTYGDRLSSVTPEDLLRRRRYWKATLDRLNQIDFESLSNSDQINYRIFKRTVVDRLAGYEFKSYLMPLNADSGFHTGLARLAKRVPLTTVKDYDNYISRLRAIPRYINEHIALMREGIETGMTVAKVVLDGYEVTIETHVVDEPKESVFYEPFETFPVAVPVEHQERLRVEGETAIMESAVEGYRTFLEFFVGEYVPNARQTIGASELPNGQAYYEQQVKHYTTLDLASAEIHRIGLQEVERIHAEMTDVIANVGFEGSFADFLTFLRTDPQFYAETPEDLLKEASYIAKRMDAMLPSLFGHLPRLPYGVAPVPEHIAPKYTTGRYVGPSEGTTEPGYYWVNTYALESRPLYNLEALTLHEAVPGHHLQNAIARELEDLPNFRRFSYLSAFGEGWGLYCEWLGLEAGFYTDPYSNFGRLTYEMWRACRLVVDTGMHAMGWSRDEAMDFLASNTALPLHEVRTETDRYISWPGQALAYKMGELKIKELRRYSEEILAQDFDVREFHDVVLGNGAVPLDVLDEQVRSWVETRRSR from the coding sequence ATGTCTGCATACAGACCCATTTTCGCACTTCTTTTTTCTGTACTGATTACAGGTTGTGCCCAGAAGAATGCCGCGACTGAATTGCACACCATATTTGATGAGGTATGGCAGTTCCAGCTGCAGGAGAATCCGCTCTTTGCTACATCTGTCGGTGTGCACACATATGGTGATCGTCTTTCATCTGTTACACCTGAAGACCTGCTTCGCCGGCGACGTTACTGGAAAGCTACACTGGACAGATTGAATCAGATTGATTTCGAATCTCTCAGCAACAGTGATCAGATCAACTACCGTATTTTCAAGCGCACCGTTGTGGATCGACTTGCTGGCTACGAGTTTAAGAGTTACCTGATGCCTCTCAACGCCGATTCAGGCTTTCACACGGGGCTGGCGCGCCTGGCGAAAAGGGTTCCTCTCACCACGGTGAAGGATTACGACAATTACATCTCACGCCTCCGCGCCATTCCCAGATACATAAATGAACATATAGCCCTTATGCGGGAGGGGATTGAAACCGGGATGACGGTAGCAAAAGTGGTGTTGGACGGCTATGAGGTCACCATCGAGACACATGTGGTGGACGAACCGAAGGAGAGTGTTTTCTACGAGCCGTTTGAGACATTCCCCGTGGCGGTGCCGGTGGAACATCAAGAACGGCTTCGGGTGGAAGGAGAGACGGCTATCATGGAATCGGCGGTGGAGGGATACCGAACCTTTCTCGAGTTCTTTGTGGGCGAATATGTCCCCAACGCGCGGCAGACTATCGGCGCCTCGGAGCTTCCCAACGGCCAGGCTTACTATGAACAGCAGGTGAAGCACTATACAACACTCGATCTTGCATCGGCAGAGATTCACCGGATTGGTCTTCAGGAGGTAGAGAGAATCCACGCAGAAATGACGGATGTTATAGCGAACGTGGGCTTCGAAGGGAGCTTTGCTGATTTCCTGACATTTCTCCGCACCGATCCCCAGTTCTATGCCGAAACGCCAGAGGATCTTTTGAAAGAGGCTTCTTATATTGCCAAGCGGATGGACGCTATGCTCCCTTCCCTTTTCGGACATCTGCCCCGTCTCCCATACGGCGTAGCGCCGGTGCCTGAGCACATTGCGCCGAAATACACCACCGGTCGATACGTGGGGCCGTCCGAGGGGACGACAGAGCCCGGATACTACTGGGTGAACACATACGCCCTTGAAAGTCGCCCGCTCTACAACCTCGAGGCGCTAACCCTTCACGAGGCAGTGCCGGGACATCATTTGCAGAACGCCATCGCCCGGGAATTAGAAGACCTACCCAACTTCCGGCGCTTTTCCTACCTGTCGGCTTTTGGCGAAGGGTGGGGACTTTATTGTGAGTGGCTCGGGCTGGAGGCGGGCTTCTATACCGATCCGTACAGCAATTTCGGGCGGCTCACCTATGAGATGTGGCGCGCATGCAGACTGGTTGTGGATACGGGAATGCATGCAATGGGGTGGAGCAGAGATGAGGCTATGGATTTCCTTGCTTCGAACACGGCGCTACCGCTTCATGAGGTTAGGACGGAAACGGACCGTTACATCTCGTGGCCGGGGCAGGCACTTGCTTATAAGATGGGAGAACTCAAGATTAAGGAGTTGCGGCGGTATTCTGAAGAAATTCTGGCGCAAGATTTTGATGTACGTGAGTTTCACGATGTAGTCCTCGGCAACGGTGCCGTGCCCCTCGACGTATTGGATGAGCAGGTGAGATCGTGGGTCGAGACCAGACGGTCGAGGTGA
- a CDS encoding CaiB/BaiF CoA-transferase family protein, with translation MNLPTHLPLENIKVIEFTHAVMGPSCGLILADLGAEVIRVEPKDGDPTRRLRGFGIGYYPFYNRNKKSLAVNIKTDEGHEIVNALVRTADVLIENFGPGTMDRLGFGYEEMKKQNSKLIYASLKGFLKGPYEKRHAMDEVVQMMGGLAYMTGMPGQPTRAGASVIDITGGMFAVIGILTALYERQRTGEGKFLRSALFESCTFLMGQHMAYASLSDEPVPPMPARISAWAVYRIFDTADDEKVFIGLISDKHWERFCQQFERSDLFEDERLTTNNDRISERDRLLPELQKMISGLAKEEVITKCREADIPFAPIARPEDLFDDPQLNQGAGLLKTTFPDGTQTKMPRTPIEYGACDLTLHSDPPKDVGMHTREILETLGYDHNSITKLELDGIVSSAEDTNPERTVSTRKKDTS, from the coding sequence ATGAATTTACCTACTCATCTTCCCTTGGAAAATATCAAGGTTATCGAATTCACCCATGCCGTCATGGGCCCCTCCTGCGGTCTTATTCTAGCAGATCTCGGAGCAGAAGTAATACGAGTAGAGCCGAAGGATGGCGATCCCACGCGCCGCCTGCGGGGGTTCGGCATAGGATACTACCCATTCTACAATCGAAACAAGAAAAGCCTGGCCGTCAATATCAAGACTGATGAAGGCCATGAGATTGTTAACGCACTTGTGCGCACAGCCGATGTTCTGATTGAGAATTTCGGACCCGGAACCATGGACCGCTTAGGGTTTGGCTATGAGGAGATGAAGAAACAGAATTCAAAGCTTATCTACGCCTCCCTTAAGGGATTCCTAAAAGGTCCCTATGAAAAGAGACACGCCATGGATGAAGTAGTCCAGATGATGGGAGGCCTGGCGTACATGACAGGCATGCCGGGACAACCAACAAGGGCGGGTGCTTCTGTTATCGATATTACTGGCGGTATGTTCGCCGTAATTGGTATTCTAACCGCCCTCTATGAGAGACAACGAACCGGTGAAGGGAAATTCTTAAGAAGCGCCCTGTTTGAATCGTGTACTTTTCTGATGGGGCAGCACATGGCGTACGCCTCACTTTCCGATGAGCCCGTACCGCCTATGCCAGCCAGGATAAGTGCTTGGGCCGTCTACCGAATCTTCGATACAGCAGACGATGAAAAGGTATTCATCGGACTAATCAGCGATAAGCACTGGGAACGGTTCTGCCAACAGTTCGAAAGGAGTGACTTATTCGAAGACGAACGTTTGACAACCAACAACGATCGCATCAGCGAACGTGATCGGCTCTTGCCTGAACTGCAGAAAATGATCAGCGGACTGGCCAAAGAAGAGGTGATCACAAAATGCCGGGAGGCAGACATCCCGTTTGCGCCCATTGCCCGTCCGGAAGATCTCTTTGATGATCCACAACTAAATCAAGGCGCCGGACTTCTGAAGACGACCTTTCCTGATGGTACACAAACCAAGATGCCGCGAACACCTATCGAATATGGGGCGTGTGATCTCACCCTGCACAGCGACCCACCTAAGGATGTGGGAATGCATACGCGAGAGATTCTTGAAACGCTCGGCTACGATCACAACTCCATCACCAAGTTGGAACTAGACGGGATTGTCTCATCTGCCGAGGACACCAATCCGGAAAGAACAGTCTCAACTCGAAAGAAAGACACCTCATAA
- a CDS encoding hydroxymethylglutaryl-CoA lyase, which yields MAFPESVVLTEVGLRDGLQSVDSVIPTQKKVEIINELINTGLKQIQVTSFVHPKWVPQMADAEDVCASLSPGDGVIYSGLVLNAKGVERAAAAGLKRVEASISTSDTHSRKNANMGLDEAVGHLETMIRLVQEEGVEARGGLQSVWGCVYEGIPPDEQIVDMAKTVIDMGVVALSLADSTGMGNPVAIKRLLEKILPLCNGVPVVLHLHDTRGLGLANVIAAMEMGVNQFDTAFGGLGGCPFIEGATGNIATEDTVNMLDKMGVDCGVSVEKVAAVSKALEETIGSDYFSGKLYKLVN from the coding sequence ATGGCTTTCCCTGAATCTGTAGTCTTAACAGAAGTTGGCCTCCGCGACGGCTTGCAGAGCGTTGATTCTGTGATTCCTACGCAAAAGAAAGTGGAGATTATCAATGAACTGATCAATACCGGACTGAAGCAGATTCAGGTTACATCCTTTGTTCATCCCAAGTGGGTGCCCCAGATGGCGGATGCCGAGGATGTCTGTGCCTCTCTCTCGCCGGGCGATGGGGTGATCTATAGCGGCCTTGTCCTGAATGCCAAAGGTGTAGAGCGGGCGGCGGCAGCCGGCTTGAAAAGAGTGGAAGCGTCCATTTCCACTAGCGATACTCACAGCAGAAAGAATGCTAATATGGGACTGGATGAAGCGGTGGGACATCTGGAGACGATGATTCGTCTCGTCCAAGAAGAGGGGGTGGAAGCCCGGGGTGGACTGCAGTCTGTCTGGGGGTGTGTCTATGAGGGAATACCGCCGGACGAACAGATTGTTGATATGGCCAAGACGGTTATCGACATGGGAGTGGTTGCGCTGTCACTGGCTGATTCAACGGGAATGGGTAATCCGGTGGCTATAAAGAGATTGCTGGAGAAAATCCTCCCGTTGTGTAACGGCGTGCCCGTGGTGCTTCATCTCCATGATACCAGAGGTCTGGGGCTGGCAAACGTTATCGCCGCCATGGAGATGGGTGTAAACCAGTTTGATACAGCGTTTGGCGGTCTGGGGGGATGTCCTTTTATTGAGGGAGCCACGGGCAATATTGCCACGGAGGATACAGTGAACATGCTGGACAAGATGGGAGTTGATTGCGGCGTAAGTGTAGAGAAGGTAGCGGCTGTTTCAAAAGCGTTGGAAGAAACTATCGGATCTGACTACTTTTCAGGAAAGCTGTATAAGCTGGTGAATTGA
- a CDS encoding 3-isopropylmalate dehydratase large subunit, whose product MGQTIVEKILSNHAGTEVSAGDLAIVDVDMAMATDTTAPLAIQAFQKMNGKKPWDPEKMVFVIDHAAPAPNERIANLHKMIRQFANETGSILYDVGSGICHQLMIDQGHVKPGNLVIGADSHSVTYGALGAFSTGVGSTDLAAVMLTGKTWLKVPETIRIELNGKMNPGVGAKDIILAVVGKLTMSGASYKSLEYTGTAVEGLSLGERMTIANMAIEMGGKSGTIKTSGLQLDDAFDPIEADADARYVEQHEIDVSALRPKVSIPSSPDNVHDIDEVLGEKIDVAFIGTCTNGRLEDLHITASILKGKKLASGVRMIVIPASRTVLNAAMADGTLNILSEAGATFIPPGCGACVGTHMGVPADAETVLSTANRNFPGRMGNRNAQIYLASPATVAVSALQGKITDPFDFIEENIKP is encoded by the coding sequence ATGGGTCAGACGATCGTAGAAAAGATTCTCTCCAATCACGCAGGTACTGAGGTGAGTGCGGGAGACCTGGCCATTGTCGATGTCGACATGGCGATGGCGACAGACACCACGGCGCCTCTTGCCATCCAGGCTTTTCAGAAGATGAATGGAAAGAAGCCGTGGGATCCAGAGAAGATGGTATTTGTGATTGATCACGCCGCGCCGGCCCCCAACGAACGGATAGCTAATCTTCATAAGATGATCCGCCAGTTTGCCAACGAGACTGGCTCCATTCTTTATGATGTGGGTTCGGGAATATGCCATCAGTTGATGATTGATCAGGGACACGTGAAACCGGGCAATCTGGTGATCGGCGCCGACTCCCACTCAGTCACCTACGGCGCGTTGGGAGCGTTCTCAACAGGCGTTGGTTCTACCGATCTGGCAGCAGTCATGTTGACGGGGAAAACGTGGCTGAAAGTGCCGGAGACGATACGGATTGAGCTAAACGGGAAGATGAACCCCGGGGTCGGGGCAAAGGATATCATTCTTGCCGTTGTTGGCAAGCTTACCATGAGCGGGGCCAGCTATAAGTCGCTTGAGTACACTGGAACGGCTGTGGAAGGTCTGTCACTTGGTGAAAGGATGACGATTGCCAATATGGCTATCGAAATGGGAGGTAAGTCTGGCACTATTAAGACATCAGGGTTACAGCTGGATGACGCTTTTGATCCTATCGAGGCGGATGCCGATGCCCGATATGTGGAACAGCACGAAATTGACGTATCTGCTCTCCGGCCCAAGGTGAGCATTCCTTCATCCCCGGACAATGTCCACGATATCGATGAAGTCTTAGGTGAAAAAATAGATGTGGCTTTCATTGGAACGTGTACGAACGGAAGGCTTGAGGACCTACACATTACGGCGTCAATTCTGAAAGGGAAGAAACTAGCATCGGGAGTGAGAATGATTGTCATCCCGGCCTCGCGCACCGTGCTGAATGCAGCCATGGCAGACGGGACACTGAATATCCTGTCTGAGGCAGGTGCCACCTTTATCCCCCCTGGCTGTGGCGCCTGTGTAGGAACCCACATGGGCGTTCCAGCCGACGCGGAAACAGTTTTATCCACAGCCAACCGGAATTTCCCAGGGCGGATGGGTAACCGAAATGCACAGATATATCTCGCCTCTCCGGCTACGGTGGCCGTATCAGCCCTACAAGGTAAAATCACCGATCCTTTTGACTTTATCGAAGAGAATATCAAACCATGA
- a CDS encoding 3-isopropylmalate dehydratase small subunit, with protein sequence MIGKVHLYEIDNIDTDRIIPGKYTKTLDTGSLAEHCLEDLDPDFSQKVQQGDILVAGENFGCGSSREQAPIALKVSGIAAVIARSFARLFYRNAINIGLPILEISDHDIADGEKLDVDLQTGTVKNTNTGKEYQSAAMPQVMIDILNDGGLVAYLSKRGTYNVF encoded by the coding sequence ATGATCGGCAAGGTTCATCTTTACGAGATAGATAATATTGATACGGACCGGATCATTCCGGGCAAATATACAAAAACCTTGGATACGGGATCGCTGGCTGAACACTGCTTGGAGGATCTGGACCCGGACTTCTCACAAAAAGTTCAGCAGGGTGATATCTTGGTGGCCGGAGAAAATTTCGGCTGCGGTTCGTCTCGGGAACAGGCCCCTATTGCACTTAAGGTGTCGGGCATTGCTGCGGTGATCGCTCGATCTTTTGCTCGTCTCTTCTATCGAAATGCCATAAATATCGGATTGCCCATCTTAGAGATTTCTGATCATGATATTGCTGATGGCGAGAAACTAGACGTCGATCTACAGACAGGGACTGTAAAGAATACCAACACTGGGAAAGAATATCAATCAGCTGCAATGCCGCAAGTGATGATCGATATTCTAAACGACGGCGGGCTGGTCGCTTATTTAAGCAAACGTGGAACTTATAACGTTTTCTAA
- a CDS encoding carbohydrate porin: MYYWKLRATLIGIFSCLATSLLGDSTFHAHHISRMGATVIYFVVFFCAVIGYIYTWNKKHKVNSDLEGSQRGSRKMLQRMARFAILATTLSAPIAQAGETEQDAAALSKSDLQSGGFNLTLNYTSETMANVSGGLKRGAILSGMGSVVLDYVAQKSSGDHPRLSLRASGMFLHGESPSGKYIGDELAASNIDGYDSIRLYELWLQHSFWNGRGSLRIGSLLADAEFALTDLGGLFLNSAFGWPTFISANTVNTGPAFFVTAPGIRLRLQPSKSWYLQGAVYDGDSFDDPTGDGRTSAHGIHWQISSQQGYFSILEFGRTNSQDARNNSILKLGGWAHSAQFTDNLTGTPRYGNYGLFLAMERSVWRGDREGQELGIFLRGGLSPQDRNRYELAIDGGFNFLDPFVRVKGDVIGAGITFAKISEHIHQAEEQADKLPLSDYEMVLEVTCQFSAKPWLVLQPNMQWIRHPGSSNALSDALVLSIRSNFTF; this comes from the coding sequence ATGTATTACTGGAAACTACGGGCAACTTTGATTGGAATTTTTTCCTGTCTTGCCACTTCCCTATTGGGTGACAGCACCTTTCATGCTCACCACATCTCCCGCATGGGCGCGACGGTTATCTATTTCGTTGTGTTTTTCTGCGCTGTGATCGGCTACATCTACACATGGAACAAGAAACACAAAGTTAACAGCGATTTAGAGGGTAGTCAGCGCGGATCTCGCAAGATGCTTCAGAGAATGGCTCGCTTCGCCATCCTGGCGACCACTCTGTCCGCTCCTATTGCCCAAGCAGGTGAGACGGAACAGGATGCCGCCGCTCTCAGCAAGAGCGATTTGCAGAGTGGCGGATTCAATCTCACGCTGAACTACACCAGTGAAACAATGGCAAACGTATCAGGCGGACTGAAGCGAGGCGCAATTCTAAGTGGGATGGGCAGTGTTGTTCTCGATTATGTTGCTCAGAAATCCAGTGGAGATCATCCTCGCCTCTCCCTTCGTGCCAGCGGTATGTTTCTCCACGGTGAAAGTCCAAGCGGAAAATACATTGGTGATGAACTGGCAGCGAGCAATATCGATGGCTATGACAGCATTCGTCTGTACGAGTTGTGGCTTCAACACTCCTTTTGGAACGGCCGCGGATCGTTGCGAATTGGCAGTTTACTGGCCGATGCCGAATTCGCTTTGACTGATCTTGGAGGTCTGTTCCTAAACAGCGCTTTTGGCTGGCCTACTTTCATTTCAGCCAACACGGTAAATACCGGCCCCGCATTCTTTGTTACAGCTCCGGGAATCCGGTTGCGCCTGCAACCCTCCAAATCGTGGTACCTTCAAGGAGCTGTCTACGATGGCGATTCATTCGACGATCCAACCGGTGACGGCCGCACCAGTGCTCACGGGATACATTGGCAAATCTCTTCCCAACAAGGATATTTCTCCATACTCGAGTTTGGACGAACGAACAGTCAAGATGCGCGCAATAATTCGATACTGAAACTGGGGGGATGGGCTCATTCGGCACAATTCACTGATAACCTGACAGGTACTCCACGTTACGGAAACTACGGTCTTTTCCTGGCTATGGAACGATCAGTCTGGAGAGGTGACCGCGAAGGTCAAGAATTGGGGATCTTCCTCCGCGGCGGACTGTCTCCACAAGATCGTAATCGGTATGAATTGGCCATAGACGGCGGGTTCAACTTTCTCGATCCGTTTGTGAGAGTGAAAGGCGATGTCATTGGTGCGGGAATCACTTTTGCAAAAATAAGTGAACATATTCACCAAGCGGAAGAGCAAGCCGATAAGCTGCCGCTTTCCGATTACGAGATGGTTCTCGAAGTTACCTGTCAGTTTTCAGCCAAACCGTGGTTGGTACTGCAACCGAATATGCAGTGGATCCGCCATCCGGGGAGTTCTAACGCGCTCTCGGATGCGCTCGTGCTGTCCATCCGATCTAACTTCACCTTTTAG
- a CDS encoding cupin domain-containing protein gives MNYCDKEARERKELAPGVSAKTFWGDRMLMAHVLLAPGSEVPLHSHPQEQCGIVLKGEIVFDINGEVRSLKEDDSYLIPSGVEHGARTGAVSAEVLDVFSPVREDLKY, from the coding sequence ATGAATTACTGTGATAAAGAAGCGCGGGAACGGAAGGAACTCGCTCCGGGCGTGAGCGCCAAGACGTTCTGGGGAGACAGGATGCTGATGGCCCATGTATTGCTTGCTCCCGGTTCTGAGGTACCGCTCCACAGCCACCCTCAGGAACAGTGCGGTATTGTATTAAAGGGAGAAATAGTGTTCGATATCAACGGTGAAGTGAGATCGCTCAAGGAGGATGACAGCTACCTCATTCCCAGTGGTGTGGAGCATGGCGCCAGAACCGGCGCTGTTTCAGCTGAAGTGCTGGATGTTTTCAGTCCGGTACGCGAAGACCTCAAATACTGA
- a CDS encoding tetratricopeptide repeat protein, whose product MIRTAVVLMGFLAGQNVTLEEGYRLLEKGQLNRAAAVFEKVTQAEPQNAAAWAGLASAHDRTANSLTAADAYNRSLSIDPDQPETWLSLGNLYYHGENLVGARRAYEGAIRYDPDSPKAHNNLGSVLKQIGMLEEALGHFTQAAQIDSHYALAYRNAGDAALSLGRYADAVEWLTRATEIDPESLFGWYWLGRAHLKMGRSDEAIPYFLRVIAQRPDLPQVHHDLGHAYFIQRNYSRALEHVKVALRQSPSVAQFYITLSRIYLNLRRENDAAAILEEGLIQAPQNAARIYIEMGDIYKDGSRYEEALSNYTKAVLMEPELWIAHYKKGVALHSLTRIDEAEESLQRAYELNSEAAPTLHFLGMVSLAQNNPDEAENTMRKAVALDSMKAEMWFHLGQSQMRQQKWTDARESLNRAHSIDSRISEVLYNLSEVNKRLGDREAAKIYALLFKEIADFEEERDSLEKRLAGNPMDTEMRRQLAALHERHGNLVHAAEYLRQAAYLGDEEAASELNRLAEKIERPDSN is encoded by the coding sequence GTGATCAGGACGGCCGTCGTTCTCATGGGATTTTTGGCGGGGCAAAATGTCACGCTGGAAGAGGGATACCGTCTCCTGGAAAAGGGACAACTGAATCGTGCAGCAGCGGTCTTTGAAAAGGTTACCCAAGCGGAACCTCAGAATGCTGCCGCTTGGGCTGGGCTGGCAAGCGCTCACGACAGGACTGCAAATTCATTGACTGCCGCAGATGCGTACAACCGAAGCCTCAGTATCGATCCAGATCAGCCAGAAACATGGCTTTCGCTTGGTAATCTCTATTATCACGGTGAAAACTTGGTGGGCGCCAGAAGAGCATACGAAGGTGCTATTCGTTATGATCCCGACAGTCCCAAAGCGCACAACAATCTCGGCAGCGTACTCAAACAGATAGGGATGCTGGAAGAGGCGCTCGGTCATTTCACGCAAGCGGCACAGATAGACAGTCATTATGCACTGGCGTACCGGAATGCAGGGGATGCCGCCTTGAGTCTTGGAAGGTACGCAGATGCGGTAGAGTGGTTGACGAGAGCGACAGAAATTGATCCTGAAAGCCTTTTCGGCTGGTACTGGCTGGGGCGGGCACATCTGAAGATGGGCAGATCTGATGAGGCGATCCCATACTTTCTGAGGGTAATTGCACAGCGGCCCGACCTTCCGCAAGTACACCACGATCTCGGTCACGCCTATTTTATTCAGCGCAATTACAGCCGGGCACTGGAGCATGTTAAGGTCGCCTTGCGGCAGAGTCCGTCTGTTGCACAGTTCTACATTACACTGAGCCGTATCTACTTAAACCTGAGAAGAGAAAATGATGCTGCAGCAATCCTTGAAGAGGGGCTGATTCAGGCACCTCAGAACGCCGCCCGCATCTATATAGAGATGGGTGACATTTATAAAGACGGCAGCCGCTACGAAGAGGCGCTGAGCAACTACACCAAGGCGGTACTTATGGAGCCTGAATTATGGATTGCCCACTATAAGAAAGGTGTCGCACTCCATTCTCTTACCAGAATTGATGAGGCTGAAGAATCTTTACAGAGGGCGTATGAACTCAACAGCGAGGCGGCCCCTACGCTGCACTTCCTCGGCATGGTATCTCTGGCGCAGAACAATCCAGACGAGGCGGAGAACACCATGCGGAAAGCAGTGGCACTAGATTCCATGAAAGCTGAAATGTGGTTCCACCTTGGGCAGTCGCAGATGAGACAGCAGAAGTGGACGGACGCGAGGGAGAGCTTGAACCGCGCCCACTCCATCGATTCCAGGATTTCGGAAGTGCTCTACAATCTGTCTGAAGTTAACAAGCGTCTCGGTGACCGCGAGGCGGCGAAGATATACGCCCTACTCTTCAAAGAAATTGCAGATTTTGAAGAGGAACGGGACAGCTTAGAGAAGCGCTTGGCGGGCAATCCCATGGATACCGAAATGCGCCGGCAACTTGCGGCGCTTCATGAACGTCACGGCAATCTTGTCCACGCCGCCGAATATCTGCGGCAGGCGGCGTATCTGGGAGACGAGGAAGCGGCATCGGAGTTGAACCGGCTGGCTGAAAAGATAGAGCGGCCTGACTCGAATTAG